A stretch of the Proteus sp. ZN5 genome encodes the following:
- the zapG gene encoding Z-ring associated protein ZapG, giving the protein MVWVYALIGLVVGLIIGALAMRYGNSTLRQQDAIKAELDTKKEELDTYRNELVSHFARSAELLDNMARDYRQLYQHMAKSSNELMPDMPAQENPFNYRLSESEAANDQSPIKMPPRDYSEGASGLFRPTEKKDS; this is encoded by the coding sequence ATGGTTTGGGTTTATGCACTGATTGGATTAGTTGTAGGTCTTATTATCGGCGCACTAGCAATGCGTTATGGTAACAGCACCCTTCGCCAACAAGATGCTATCAAAGCAGAGTTAGATACGAAAAAAGAAGAACTTGATACTTATCGCAATGAGCTTGTCAGCCACTTTGCCAGAAGTGCTGAACTATTAGATAACATGGCGAGAGATTACCGTCAGCTTTATCAACATATGGCAAAAAGCTCTAATGAGCTCATGCCTGATATGCCTGCTCAAGAAAATCCATTTAATTACCGATTAAGTGAGTCAGAAGCGGCTAATGATCAATCCCCAATAAAAATGCCACCTCGTGATTACTCCGAAGGGGCATCTGGATTGTTCAGACCCACAGAGAAAAAAGACAGTTAA
- the degQ gene encoding serine endoprotease DegQ — MLTKKRKLLLSALAMSVGLSLSTIPATSMAALPAVMPSGEQLPSLAPMLEKVLPAVVSVHVSGTRVQSQQVPEEFKFFFGPNFPSQQQSIRPFEGLGSGVIIDAQKGYVLTNNHVVDGADKIQLQINDGREFSAKLIGSDPQTDIALLQIEKPTNLTAIKMADSDQLRVGDFAVAVGNPFGLGQTATSGIISALGRSGLNLEGLENFIQTDASINRGNSGGALVNLNGELIGINTAILAPGGGNIGIGFAIPSNMARDLSQQLISHGEVKRGILGIRGTEMNSDLAKSFNIDAQRGAFVSEVMPDSSAAKAGIKPGDVLISVDGKRINSFAELRAKVGTTPPGKEILIGLIRQGKPMDVKVTLEKQSADATRADNFSPALQGATLSNYLNKQIKAVAVDSVEKDSAAAASGLQKGDLIIGINNTSITSLGDLRKAIDAKPPVLALNIQRGNEEIYLLLRNTPR; from the coding sequence ATGTTGACTAAAAAAAGAAAATTATTACTTAGTGCGTTAGCAATGAGTGTCGGACTTTCACTCTCTACTATTCCAGCAACCAGTATGGCGGCACTGCCTGCGGTTATGCCATCAGGCGAACAACTGCCAAGCCTTGCACCGATGTTAGAAAAAGTGTTACCTGCTGTTGTCAGTGTGCACGTTTCAGGAACACGAGTACAAAGCCAGCAAGTGCCTGAAGAGTTCAAATTCTTCTTTGGTCCAAACTTCCCATCACAACAACAAAGTATTCGCCCTTTTGAAGGCTTAGGCTCTGGTGTCATTATTGATGCACAAAAAGGCTACGTATTAACAAATAATCATGTTGTTGATGGTGCAGATAAAATTCAACTGCAAATTAATGATGGTCGTGAATTCAGTGCAAAATTAATTGGTAGCGATCCACAAACAGATATCGCATTACTGCAAATTGAAAAACCAACTAACTTAACTGCAATTAAAATGGCGGATTCTGACCAATTACGTGTTGGGGACTTTGCTGTTGCAGTAGGTAACCCATTTGGTTTAGGCCAAACAGCAACATCCGGTATTATTTCCGCATTAGGTCGTAGCGGTTTAAATCTTGAAGGTTTAGAAAACTTTATTCAGACTGATGCTTCAATCAACCGTGGTAACTCTGGTGGCGCGCTTGTTAACTTAAATGGTGAGTTAATCGGAATTAACACAGCTATTTTAGCGCCAGGTGGTGGTAACATCGGTATCGGCTTCGCCATCCCAAGTAATATGGCGCGTGATCTTAGCCAACAACTAATTTCTCATGGTGAAGTTAAACGTGGCATCTTAGGTATTCGTGGTACAGAAATGAATTCTGATCTGGCGAAATCCTTTAATATTGATGCACAACGCGGTGCTTTTGTTAGCGAAGTTATGCCAGACTCATCTGCTGCAAAAGCAGGCATTAAACCGGGTGACGTTTTAATTTCAGTTGATGGTAAACGTATCAATAGCTTTGCTGAATTAAGAGCTAAAGTGGGTACTACTCCGCCGGGTAAAGAGATCCTAATTGGCTTGATCCGTCAAGGTAAACCAATGGATGTTAAAGTGACATTAGAGAAACAATCGGCAGATGCAACTCGCGCAGATAACTTCTCTCCTGCACTACAAGGCGCCACATTAAGTAACTACTTAAACAAACAAATTAAAGCAGTTGCTGTTGATTCTGTTGAGAAAGATTCCGCTGCTGCGGCATCAGGTTTACAAAAAGGTGACCTTATTATTGGTATCAATAATACGTCAATTACCTCCCTAGGCGATTTACGTAAAGCAATTGACGCTAAACCGCCTGTTCTTGCATTGAATATTCAGCGTGGTAATGAAGAAATTTACCTGCTGTTACGTAATACACCTCGCTAA
- the degS gene encoding outer membrane-stress sensor serine endopeptidase DegS, with translation MLTKLLRSALIGLLTAAILLIAVPSIRPIFIERLLNGDVLNAPFSYNTAVRRAAPAVVNVYSSTMGSFSQEGRELTSLGAGVIMDGRGYILTNQHVINNADQILIALQNGDLYEGLLVGSDPLTDLAVLKIDADKLPTIPINTKRISHVGDVVLAIGNPFNIGQTITQGIISATGRVGLSPTRYQNFLQTDASINEGNSGGALINTEGELVGINTMTFDSGTYNGYRPTAEGLGFAIPTELAVKIMNKLIRDGRVIRGFIGITAKELPRIRSSNTDIKQIQGLRIFRITPNGPADKAGIKTGDIILSINHAPATSAMEMMDYIAETRPGTALPVTVLREGNEINVDVTISEYQPES, from the coding sequence ATGTTAACTAAGTTACTGCGATCAGCACTAATTGGTCTTCTCACAGCAGCAATTCTTTTGATTGCAGTTCCTTCAATTCGCCCTATTTTTATTGAACGCCTACTTAATGGTGATGTTCTCAATGCGCCTTTTAGCTATAACACCGCGGTGCGACGAGCTGCCCCTGCGGTTGTGAATGTTTATAGCAGTACGATGGGAAGTTTTTCTCAAGAAGGTCGTGAACTAACATCTTTAGGCGCTGGCGTTATTATGGATGGTCGTGGCTATATTCTGACAAATCAACATGTTATCAACAATGCTGATCAGATCCTTATCGCACTCCAAAATGGTGATCTTTATGAAGGCTTACTTGTTGGCTCCGATCCTTTAACTGATCTTGCAGTATTAAAAATTGATGCTGATAAACTCCCTACGATCCCCATTAATACTAAACGAATCTCTCATGTAGGTGATGTTGTGTTAGCTATTGGTAACCCATTTAATATTGGGCAAACTATTACGCAAGGGATCATCAGTGCTACGGGCCGCGTTGGATTAAGTCCAACTCGTTACCAAAATTTCCTACAAACAGACGCCTCAATTAATGAAGGTAACTCTGGTGGCGCGCTAATTAATACTGAAGGCGAACTGGTTGGTATTAATACTATGACGTTTGACTCAGGAACCTATAACGGATATCGCCCTACGGCCGAAGGGTTGGGTTTCGCTATTCCGACTGAACTTGCGGTTAAAATTATGAATAAGCTAATTCGTGATGGTCGTGTTATCCGTGGCTTTATTGGTATTACAGCGAAAGAATTACCAAGGATCCGCTCATCGAATACCGATATTAAACAAATTCAAGGGTTGCGCATTTTTAGGATCACCCCAAATGGCCCAGCAGATAAAGCAGGAATAAAAACAGGTGATATCATCCTTAGTATTAATCATGCGCCAGCGACTTCCGCGATGGAAATGATGGATTACATTGCAGAAACGCGCCCCGGTACGGCATTACCTGTCACGGTATTACGCGAAGGTAATGAGATCAATGTTGATGTGACTATTTCTGAATACCAGCCTGAATCATAA
- a CDS encoding CPCC family cysteine-rich protein, with protein sequence MEKRSCHLPLEVSCVACHYFVFKDKDEAFFEICPVCGWQNDGTKEGQYSGCNHSTLEDYRNTESFKESCLQSATFYMKSPY encoded by the coding sequence ATGGAAAAGCGAAGTTGTCATCTTCCTTTAGAAGTAAGTTGTGTTGCGTGCCATTATTTTGTTTTCAAAGATAAAGATGAGGCATTTTTTGAGATCTGCCCGGTATGTGGTTGGCAAAATGATGGTACTAAAGAAGGACAATATAGCGGTTGTAATCACAGCACATTAGAGGACTATCGCAATACTGAAAGCTTTAAAGAAAGTTGCTTACAAAGTGCGACGTTTTATATGAAATCTCCCTATTAG